A region of the Planctomycetia bacterium genome:
TTGCGATCATTGGCATGCCAGGTCAGGTCTTCATCGAAAAAGCGTTGCGTCACCTGATTAACGCCAGTTAGATCGAGTCCTCCAATTCCCGCCTGCCCCAGCACATCATTGGTGAATCCACCCTGCGCCAGCCAGGCCCATGCCTGTTTTGCCTTCAAAGGCAATCCCGATTCGCGGGCAATTTCCTGGCAATGTGCCTGCAGATCGGTGAACTGCCCATTGGCTGCATACCAGAATTCAGCTAAACGCATGTGTTGCCGGACACGCTTCTGCTGGTTCTGTTGATAGTGCGACAGCATCCAGTCCCGATCATGGCTATTTGCATCCAGTGCTATCAGCGTATAAGCCAGCTCACGAGCTCCTACATGAGTCAGCGTCAATCCAGCGGAAAGAATTGGATCAGCAAACCCGGCACACTCACCCACCAGGTACCAGTTTTTGCCATACACCCGTTCAGAAACAAATGACCAATCGTTGGTGGTGCGAAGTTTGTTTTCCCGACTGGCCCCCTCGAGAAGTCCGGTAATGCGATCTGATGCTGCCAATGCTTCGGTGTAAAGCAGTTCCGGTGCCTTGCCGCTTTGTTTGTAGAAACTCGCTGGACACACCAGTCCCAGGCTGGTTTTGGTTGGTGTGATGGGAATAAACCAAAGCCAGCCAAAACCCACGCTGATGACCTGCACACGGGTTCCGCCACTGCCAATCGTCTCGGCCCATGCCGTATTGGTCCAATAATCCCAGATAGCAATATTCTTGAGCGGGGTAGGGCAGTCTATTTCAACTCCCATCGCACGGCGCAGAATACCTACATGCCCTGATGCATCCACATACGAACGAGCAGTGATGGTTTCACCATTGCTCAACTTCAATCCCTGTACAACATCGTCTTGGTGAAGCACTTCACGAACAGCAATGCCTTCCAGTACCTGGCAGCCTCGCTTTTGAACATGTCTCAATAGCATGTCATCGTATTTCGCTCGATCAACTTGAAAGGCAGTGTCTCGGCGAACGCCTTCAAACTTTCCTGGCCTGGGTTGTCCTTCAAATGATTCAGGAGGTACCAGGTTGAAATCCCATAGCTCTGCCTGCTGCCCCCAACGGAAAGTTGCACCGATTTTGACAGGAAAACCAGCTCGCTCTACTTCATCCCAGATGCCCATTTCCTGGAGTACTGCTCCAATTTGAGGTAACTGGCTTTCACCCACATGTTCCCGTGGAAACTGTTCCCGCTCGATGATCAGCACTTTCAATCCGGGCTGATACTGCAGCAGAAATGATGCTGTGGTGGAACCCGCTGGCCCGCCACCAATGATCGCAACATCGTAGCTCGA
Encoded here:
- a CDS encoding tryptophan 7-halogenase, producing MTSSYDVAIIGGGPAGSTTASFLLQYQPGLKVLIIEREQFPREHVGESQLPQIGAVLQEMGIWDEVERAGFPVKIGATFRWGQQAELWDFNLVPPESFEGQPRPGKFEGVRRDTAFQVDRAKYDDMLLRHVQKRGCQVLEGIAVREVLHQDDVVQGLKLSNGETITARSYVDASGHVGILRRAMGVEIDCPTPLKNIAIWDYWTNTAWAETIGSGGTRVQVISVGFGWLWFIPITPTKTSLGLVCPASFYKQSGKAPELLYTEALAASDRITGLLEGASRENKLRTTNDWSFVSERVYGKNWYLVGECAGFADPILSAGLTLTHVGARELAYTLIALDANSHDRDWMLSHYQQNQQKRVRQHMRLAEFWYAANGQFTDLQAHCQEIARESGLPLKAKQAWAWLAQGGFTNDVLGQAGIGGLDLTGVNQVTQRFFDEDLTWHANDRNVFKLQVTGATKTTLPDYRNGNIIAVPCYERDGKRLAITGMTQLLIFAVERACDIESILKIMRQVLQGKMPAHYHEIAIQQALQNLEVLVSEGWITAGFDERFSKLSISSPREGAMIQGHERDWKDGTRQ